Proteins from a single region of Amblyomma americanum isolate KBUSLIRL-KWMA chromosome 10, ASM5285725v1, whole genome shotgun sequence:
- the LOC144106205 gene encoding neuronal acetylcholine receptor subunit eat-2-like isoform X1: protein MDIGFLSALLIIAIAHIVVAQSGGDNTVNSYVSDMARLRRMLFTERGYDATSRPTNDSSEPTIVRVALLFKSIKHVAIEGDWLKIVLSLCAYWKDHRLTWNAREYGDMAFIAVDAKDVWSPDLDVVNARREDFYSLKNMLTAQPDSSVWACSSVKVKAPCAVDMSGFPHDEQLCGIRITSTAYSDSQVKLAEGTVWGSHQDNASTEWNVTGISFAEHRALNRALPRARYSHASGCCGRTHFSPLPPNLQDQHWSSRCPLPRLQGASWNCSLPERS, encoded by the exons ATGGACATCGGATTCCTGTCTGCGCTCCTTATTATTGCGATCGCGCACATTGTGGTGGCACAAAGTG GAGGTGACAATACCGTAAACAGCTACGTGTCAGATATGGCGCGGCTCAGGCGGATGCTGTTTACAGAACGAGGGTACGACGCGACCTCAAGACCTACTAATGACAGCTCAGAGCCTACCATTGTTCGCGTCGCTCTTCTCTTCAAGAGCATCAAGCACGTT GCAATAGAGGGCGATTGGCTCAAAATCGTTCTGTCGTTGTGTGCG TACTGGAAGGACCATCGCCTGACGTGGAATGCTCGAGAGTACGGCGACATGGCCTTCATCGCCGTCGACGCGAAAGATGTCTGGTCACCTGACCTGGATGTCGTCAATGC CAGAAGGGAGGATTTCTACAGCCTGAAGAACATGCTCACCGCCCAGCCCGACAGCTCAGTCTGGGCCTGTTCCTCTGTCAAGGTCAAGGCACCATGCGCAGTCGACATGAGTGGCTTTCCCCACGATGAACAG CTGTGCGGCATCCGTATCACGTCCACCGCTTACAGCGACAGTCAGGTGAAGCTCGCCGAAGGCACAGTGTGGGGAAGCCACCAAGACAACGCCAGCACAGAGTGGAACGTCACTGGGATTTCCTTCGCCGAACACAGGGCGTTGAATCG tgctctTCCTAGGGCTCGCTACAGTCATGCAAGTGGTTGCTGCGGCCGTACACATTTTAGTCCTCTACCTCCTAACCTCCAGGACCAGCATTGGAGTTCCCGTTGCCCTTTACCACGTCTTCAAGGGGCCAGCTGGAACTGCTCTTTGCCTGAGcgatcatga
- the LOC144106205 gene encoding acetylcholine receptor subunit beta-type unc-29-like isoform X2: MDIGFLSALLIIAIAHIVVAQSGGDNTVNSYVSDMARLRRMLFTERGYDATSRPTNDSSEPTIVRVALLFKSIKHVAIEGDWLKIVLSLCAYWKDHRLTWNAREYGDMAFIAVDAKDVWSPDLDVVNAREDFYSLKNMLTAQPDSSVWACSSVKVKAPCAVDMSGFPHDEQLCGIRITSTAYSDSQVKLAEGTVWGSHQDNASTEWNVTGISFAEHRALNRALPRARYSHASGCCGRTHFSPLPPNLQDQHWSSRCPLPRLQGASWNCSLPERS; encoded by the exons ATGGACATCGGATTCCTGTCTGCGCTCCTTATTATTGCGATCGCGCACATTGTGGTGGCACAAAGTG GAGGTGACAATACCGTAAACAGCTACGTGTCAGATATGGCGCGGCTCAGGCGGATGCTGTTTACAGAACGAGGGTACGACGCGACCTCAAGACCTACTAATGACAGCTCAGAGCCTACCATTGTTCGCGTCGCTCTTCTCTTCAAGAGCATCAAGCACGTT GCAATAGAGGGCGATTGGCTCAAAATCGTTCTGTCGTTGTGTGCG TACTGGAAGGACCATCGCCTGACGTGGAATGCTCGAGAGTACGGCGACATGGCCTTCATCGCCGTCGACGCGAAAGATGTCTGGTCACCTGACCTGGATGTCGTCAATGC AAGGGAGGATTTCTACAGCCTGAAGAACATGCTCACCGCCCAGCCCGACAGCTCAGTCTGGGCCTGTTCCTCTGTCAAGGTCAAGGCACCATGCGCAGTCGACATGAGTGGCTTTCCCCACGATGAACAG CTGTGCGGCATCCGTATCACGTCCACCGCTTACAGCGACAGTCAGGTGAAGCTCGCCGAAGGCACAGTGTGGGGAAGCCACCAAGACAACGCCAGCACAGAGTGGAACGTCACTGGGATTTCCTTCGCCGAACACAGGGCGTTGAATCG tgctctTCCTAGGGCTCGCTACAGTCATGCAAGTGGTTGCTGCGGCCGTACACATTTTAGTCCTCTACCTCCTAACCTCCAGGACCAGCATTGGAGTTCCCGTTGCCCTTTACCACGTCTTCAAGGGGCCAGCTGGAACTGCTCTTTGCCTGAGcgatcatga